The proteins below come from a single Ruegeria sp. THAF33 genomic window:
- a CDS encoding dipeptidase translates to MSLDTVLDRIDEDLQTSIDRLMELLRIPSISTDPAYKADVSRAADWLVADLNSIGIAAEKRETPGHPMVVGHVGEDSDAPHILFYGHYDVQPVDPLNLWTRDPFDPAIEDTEHGPVIRGRGASDDKGQLMTFVEACRAWKAVHGSLPCRITFFFEGEEESGSPSLVPFLEENAAELKADLALVCDTSMVSRGVPSIAAQLRGMLKDEFTIIGPRIDLHSGHYGGPGLNPLRELSKIVASFYDDETGRVAVDGFYEGVHEVPQDQLRQWQNCGFDEADYLNSVGYTQPHGEKAYSTLEQQWARPTLEVNGLWGGYNGAGSKTVIPSEAHCKITCRLVGDMDPDALRNKIRKHVEDRLSPDAKVVWDNDLEGSPASVMNIDRPEFEAARKALSDEWDREAVFTGMGGSIPVVGYFNTVLGLDSMLVGYANEDDAIHSPNEKYDVKSFHKGIRSWARILDALNK, encoded by the coding sequence ATGTCGCTAGACACCGTGCTGGACCGGATTGACGAAGATCTGCAAACCTCGATCGACCGCCTGATGGAGCTGCTGCGCATCCCTTCGATCTCAACCGATCCCGCGTACAAGGCCGACGTCAGCCGTGCGGCCGACTGGCTGGTTGCCGACCTCAACAGTATCGGAATTGCAGCAGAAAAACGGGAAACCCCGGGGCACCCGATGGTCGTAGGCCATGTGGGCGAGGACTCGGATGCACCCCATATCCTGTTTTATGGCCATTATGATGTGCAACCTGTCGATCCATTGAACCTTTGGACACGCGACCCGTTTGACCCTGCCATCGAAGATACCGAGCACGGCCCCGTCATCCGCGGGCGCGGGGCATCGGACGACAAAGGTCAATTGATGACATTCGTCGAAGCCTGCCGCGCATGGAAAGCGGTGCACGGATCCCTGCCCTGCCGCATCACCTTCTTCTTTGAAGGCGAAGAGGAATCCGGCTCACCCTCGCTGGTCCCCTTCCTCGAAGAAAACGCGGCCGAACTCAAAGCGGATCTGGCGCTGGTTTGCGATACATCCATGGTGTCGCGAGGTGTTCCGTCGATTGCCGCGCAGCTTCGCGGCATGCTGAAGGACGAGTTCACGATCATCGGGCCCCGCATCGATCTGCACTCCGGCCATTACGGTGGCCCGGGGCTGAACCCGCTGCGCGAGCTGTCGAAGATCGTTGCCTCATTCTATGATGACGAAACCGGGCGTGTCGCGGTCGATGGTTTCTATGAAGGCGTTCATGAAGTGCCCCAGGACCAGCTGCGCCAGTGGCAGAATTGCGGTTTCGATGAAGCAGATTATCTGAATTCGGTCGGCTATACCCAGCCGCACGGCGAAAAAGCCTATTCGACGCTCGAACAGCAATGGGCGCGCCCGACACTTGAGGTGAACGGGCTGTGGGGCGGATACAATGGCGCAGGCTCGAAAACCGTTATCCCTTCGGAAGCGCATTGTAAAATCACGTGCCGACTGGTCGGCGACATGGACCCCGACGCGCTGCGCAACAAGATCCGCAAACATGTCGAGGATCGCCTGTCCCCGGATGCAAAAGTTGTCTGGGACAACGATCTGGAAGGTTCGCCCGCTTCGGTCATGAATATCGATCGCCCGGAATTCGAAGCCGCGCGCAAAGCACTGTCGGACGAGTGGGACCGCGAAGCGGTGTTTACCGGCATGGGCGGCTCGATCCCCGTCGTCGGGTATTTCAATACCGTTCTGGGGCTGGATTCGATGCTGGTCGGCTATGCCAACGAGGACGACGCCATCCATTCGCCGAATGAGAAATACGACGTCAAAAGCTTTCACAAGGGCATCCGTTCGTGGGCCCGCATTCTGGATGCTTTGAACAAGTAA
- a CDS encoding peroxiredoxin, which yields MPDVSDIAPDFTLPRDGGGEVTLSALRGSTVVLFFYPRDDTPGCTKESIGFSEQLQAFADAGAQVFGISRDSVAKHDKFVAKHGLTTPLLSDESSTVCEDYGVWVEKNMYGRKSMGIERSTFIIDPEGKIARVWRKVKVPGHVDEVLEAVRAM from the coding sequence ATGCCCGACGTTTCAGACATCGCCCCTGACTTCACTTTGCCGCGCGACGGCGGCGGCGAGGTGACGCTTTCGGCGTTGCGCGGTAGCACCGTGGTTCTGTTTTTCTACCCCCGCGATGATACGCCGGGCTGCACCAAGGAATCCATCGGTTTCTCGGAACAACTTCAGGCCTTTGCCGATGCCGGCGCTCAAGTTTTCGGCATCTCGCGCGACAGCGTCGCCAAACATGACAAATTCGTCGCCAAGCATGGGCTGACCACACCGCTGTTGTCGGATGAGAGCTCGACCGTCTGTGAAGACTACGGCGTGTGGGTCGAAAAGAACATGTACGGGCGCAAGTCGATGGGGATTGAGCGTTCGACCTTCATCATCGACCCCGAAGGCAAAATTGCCCGCGTTTGGCGCAAGGTCAAAGTTCCCGGCCACGTGGATGAGGTGCTGGAAGCCGTGCGCGCGATGTAA
- a CDS encoding DUF3971 domain-containing protein, which yields MDSNLKQHEDDDGAQPVKPARRRSRRRAAGLWAMRGTFVLLLLALFTGFMVVGQRMHAPVWLRDRVEARLEQALGGLQIRFGDVSFIIHEGWRPRLRLTDVAISDAEGRQIAQVSDMRASLAMRPLLRGHVRPKRIILRGAQIAVTRDKDGALSLTVGSGSAPVQEAPNLAQLIEASDQVFLSPALSALTSVELDAITLDYRDLRQGRSWILDGGHIQANRAGNEVRLATGFSVLAGRDYVSAIEANYTSVLGTPAAQFGISVTDLPAEDIAGQTPALAWLQVLRAPISGALRGGVDENGAIGTLYATLNLGAGAVQPNPETRPVPFESARTYFTYDPKGQILDFNEVSVVSAWGEVQADGKAYLEGAEDGVLDSLSAQLRLSGINVNPANLFPQPIQLSRASLDFKMVLNPFQLHLGQMTIEDPGHTVRAFGVLTGRPDGWAVKLDAHLDQMTSDKVLGYWPERLAPKPREWVTENLYEGVLSDMDFALRLLPGSKPDLYLDFGFEKAKIRFVKTLPPIEKAQGQASLINSRFTVTAQQGVVIADDGGAVDASGTSFIIPDTDIKKSAPAIARIKAKSSVTAALSLLDRPPLELLSKAGLPVDVAKGTVSLAGTLSLPLKKGLKFDETEFHFDGRLANLFSDRLVPGFDVSADLLDLSGDQSGVQIQGQGQFGDVPLTALWRQPIDGKSEQRSTLTGQIELSPRLMDEIGAGLPPGMLTGKGIADITLGLGAGVAPKLSVTSDLQGVALAIPELGWRKGANSTGSLTAEATLGSQLKVDSLRINAAGLRTSASITFRENGEYDRVRFTSFDLGDWLAVPAELIGRGNAMPDIRVLGGVLDMGRANFGESGGSGGGGGAGPKLDVALDRLQVTETVALTGFRGAFQTTGGIQGNFTAQVNGGAPVRGQVSPRGNRSAVDLTSQDAGSALRSAGVLTQARGGEMNLKLEPVTAPGSYDVILKITNTRITDAPAMAALLNAISLVGLLDEMAGQGIFFAAIDSRMRVTPTDIKVLSGSAVGPSMGLSFDGTIDTVNGLLNLRGAISPIYLLNAVGSVFTRKGEGVFGFNYTLTGPLASPKVSVNPLSGLAPLFLRDLMRAPAPKVQDGPNAVPQKPDEPKRTFGSSPSDR from the coding sequence GTGGATAGCAATTTGAAGCAGCACGAAGACGACGACGGAGCACAGCCCGTTAAGCCCGCGCGCCGTCGGTCTCGCCGCCGGGCCGCTGGTCTGTGGGCCATGCGCGGCACTTTCGTGCTGTTACTTCTGGCGCTGTTCACCGGTTTCATGGTTGTCGGACAACGAATGCACGCACCCGTCTGGCTGCGGGACAGGGTCGAAGCGCGGCTTGAGCAGGCTTTGGGCGGGCTCCAAATCCGGTTTGGCGATGTCAGTTTCATCATTCACGAGGGATGGCGACCCCGTCTGCGCCTGACGGATGTTGCCATCAGCGACGCTGAGGGTCGGCAAATTGCGCAGGTGTCCGACATGCGCGCCAGTCTGGCCATGCGCCCCTTGTTGCGTGGGCACGTTCGCCCCAAAAGAATAATTCTGAGGGGTGCGCAGATCGCCGTGACCCGGGACAAGGACGGGGCGCTGAGCCTTACGGTCGGGTCTGGCAGCGCACCGGTGCAGGAGGCCCCGAACCTGGCACAGCTTATCGAGGCTTCGGATCAGGTCTTCCTGTCTCCGGCGCTGTCGGCGCTGACCTCGGTCGAGCTTGATGCGATCACACTGGATTATCGCGATCTTCGGCAGGGGCGGTCCTGGATTCTGGACGGTGGGCATATTCAAGCCAACCGAGCCGGCAACGAAGTGCGCTTGGCGACCGGGTTTTCGGTTCTGGCGGGGCGTGACTATGTCAGTGCCATCGAGGCCAATTATACAAGCGTTCTGGGCACACCTGCCGCACAATTCGGAATCTCGGTCACCGATCTTCCGGCCGAGGACATCGCGGGCCAAACGCCTGCCCTTGCCTGGTTGCAGGTTCTGCGGGCCCCGATCTCGGGTGCCTTGCGCGGTGGTGTCGACGAAAACGGAGCGATCGGAACTTTGTACGCCACGCTGAATCTGGGGGCGGGGGCGGTGCAGCCAAACCCGGAAACACGCCCGGTTCCCTTCGAATCCGCGCGCACCTATTTCACCTATGATCCCAAAGGTCAGATTCTGGATTTCAACGAAGTTTCGGTGGTCTCGGCCTGGGGGGAGGTTCAGGCTGACGGAAAGGCGTATCTGGAAGGTGCAGAAGATGGCGTGCTGGACAGCCTGTCTGCACAGTTGCGGCTGTCCGGTATCAACGTGAACCCGGCAAACCTGTTCCCGCAACCTATTCAGCTTTCGCGGGCCAGCCTGGATTTCAAGATGGTCCTCAACCCGTTCCAGCTGCATCTGGGTCAGATGACCATTGAAGATCCGGGTCACACGGTGCGTGCCTTTGGCGTCCTGACCGGGCGGCCGGATGGCTGGGCCGTCAAGCTGGACGCACACCTGGATCAAATGACGTCGGACAAGGTTCTGGGATACTGGCCCGAACGTCTGGCCCCGAAACCGCGAGAGTGGGTGACCGAAAACCTGTACGAAGGGGTTCTGTCGGATATGGACTTTGCCCTGCGCCTGCTGCCCGGATCGAAACCGGATCTATATCTGGATTTCGGATTTGAAAAGGCGAAGATTCGGTTTGTCAAAACGCTGCCGCCGATCGAAAAGGCGCAGGGTCAGGCCAGCCTGATCAACAGCAGGTTCACGGTCACTGCACAGCAGGGTGTTGTGATTGCGGATGACGGCGGTGCTGTTGATGCGTCGGGGACGTCCTTCATCATACCCGACACGGATATCAAGAAATCCGCGCCTGCGATTGCGCGCATTAAGGCCAAAAGCAGCGTGACGGCCGCGTTGTCGTTGTTGGACCGGCCTCCGCTGGAATTGCTCAGCAAGGCGGGGTTGCCCGTTGACGTAGCGAAAGGAACGGTGTCGCTGGCGGGAACCCTTTCCTTGCCTTTGAAAAAGGGTCTCAAGTTTGACGAGACCGAGTTCCATTTCGACGGAAGGTTGGCCAACCTGTTCAGTGACCGCTTGGTGCCCGGATTTGACGTTAGTGCTGATCTTCTGGACCTTTCTGGTGATCAGTCCGGCGTTCAGATTCAGGGGCAGGGGCAGTTCGGGGACGTGCCGCTGACGGCGCTCTGGCGGCAGCCGATAGACGGCAAGTCTGAACAGCGAAGCACCCTGACCGGTCAGATCGAGCTGTCGCCGCGATTGATGGATGAGATCGGCGCCGGTCTGCCTCCGGGTATGCTGACCGGCAAAGGGATTGCAGATATCACGTTGGGGCTCGGCGCCGGGGTTGCCCCGAAATTGTCCGTCACGTCCGATTTGCAGGGCGTCGCGCTGGCCATACCCGAACTTGGTTGGAGAAAGGGGGCCAATTCGACCGGCTCTCTGACGGCCGAAGCGACTTTGGGATCGCAGTTGAAGGTGGATAGCCTGCGCATAAATGCAGCCGGATTGCGTACATCAGCCTCCATTACGTTTCGTGAAAACGGCGAATATGACCGGGTTCGCTTCACCTCTTTCGACCTCGGCGACTGGCTGGCGGTCCCGGCAGAGCTGATCGGGCGCGGAAACGCCATGCCGGACATCCGTGTGCTTGGCGGCGTCCTTGATATGGGCCGCGCGAATTTCGGCGAAAGCGGCGGATCGGGCGGCGGGGGCGGCGCCGGGCCTAAACTGGACGTGGCTCTGGATCGCCTACAGGTTACGGAAACCGTCGCGCTGACCGGGTTCCGGGGCGCATTTCAGACGACCGGCGGAATACAAGGGAACTTCACCGCGCAGGTCAATGGCGGCGCGCCGGTCAGGGGGCAGGTCAGCCCCAGAGGGAACCGAAGTGCTGTTGACCTTACGTCGCAAGATGCGGGGTCCGCGCTGCGATCGGCCGGAGTACTGACACAGGCGCGGGGCGGAGAAATGAATCTCAAGCTCGAACCTGTGACGGCACCGGGCAGCTATGACGTGATACTGAAAATCACCAACACACGGATTACCGACGCCCCGGCCATGGCGGCCTTGCTGAATGCCATCAGCCTTGTGGGCCTGTTGGATGAAATGGCGGGGCAGGGTATCTTTTTTGCAGCAATCGACAGCCGGATGCGTGTCACCCCCACGGACATCAAGGTGCTAAGCGGCAGTGCCGTCGGCCCGTCGATGGGCCTGTCTTTTGATGGCACCATCGATACGGTGAACGGATTGCTGAACCTGCGCGGTGCGATCTCGCCCATATACTTGCTCAACGCGGTCGGCAGCGTGTTCACGCGCAAGGGCGAGGGCGTCTTTGGCTTCAACTACACCCTGACCGGCCCGCTTGCCTCGCCCAAAGTGTCGGTAAATCCGTTGTCCGGTCTCGCACCTCTGTTCCTGCGCGACCTGATGCGCGCGCCGGCACCCAAAGTTCAGGATGGTCCGAACGCAGTGCCGCAGAAGCCGGATGAACCCAAACGCACATTCGGCTCATCCCCAAGTGACCGCTGA
- the lpdA gene encoding dihydrolipoyl dehydrogenase yields the protein MAAQSYDLIVIGAGPGGYVAAIRAAQLGLKTVVVEREHLGGICLNWGCIPTKALLRSSEVFHLMERAKDFGLKADKIGYDLDAVVKRSRGVAGQLSGGIGHLLKKNKVAVVMGEATVPAKGKVSVKTDKGTEELTAKNIILATGARARELPGLEADGDLVWTYKHALQPPRMPKKLLVIGSGAIGIEFASFYNTLGADTTVVEVMDRVLPVEDAEISALAKKAFTKQGMTIMEKAIVKQLDRGKGKVTAHIEVKGKVEKHEFDTVISAVGIVGNVENLGLEALGVKIDRTHVVTDEYCRTGVDGLYAIGDIAGAPWLAHKASHEGVMVADLIAGQHAHPVKPESIAGCTYCQPQVASVGYTEAKAKELGYDIKVGRFPFIGNGKAIALGEPEGLIKTVFDAKTGELLGAHMIGAEVTELIQGYVVGRQLETTEEDLMNTVFPHPTLSEMMHESVLDAYGRVIHM from the coding sequence ATGGCTGCACAATCCTATGATCTGATCGTAATCGGGGCTGGCCCCGGTGGCTATGTCGCCGCCATCCGTGCGGCCCAGCTTGGACTGAAAACCGTCGTGGTCGAGCGGGAGCACCTTGGTGGCATCTGCCTGAACTGGGGGTGCATTCCGACCAAGGCATTGCTGCGGTCCTCCGAAGTGTTCCATCTGATGGAACGCGCCAAGGATTTCGGATTGAAGGCCGACAAGATCGGTTACGATCTGGACGCGGTCGTCAAAAGATCCCGTGGCGTCGCCGGGCAGCTTTCAGGTGGCATCGGCCATCTGCTGAAGAAGAACAAGGTCGCCGTGGTGATGGGTGAGGCAACAGTCCCCGCAAAAGGCAAGGTCAGCGTCAAGACCGACAAGGGCACCGAAGAACTGACGGCCAAGAACATCATTCTTGCAACCGGCGCACGGGCCCGCGAACTGCCCGGTCTCGAGGCTGACGGCGATCTGGTCTGGACGTACAAGCACGCGCTGCAGCCGCCCCGGATGCCAAAGAAGCTGCTGGTCATCGGCTCGGGCGCGATCGGAATCGAATTTGCCAGTTTCTACAACACGCTGGGGGCCGATACGACGGTGGTCGAGGTGATGGACCGCGTGTTGCCCGTGGAAGATGCGGAAATCAGTGCCTTGGCCAAGAAAGCCTTCACCAAGCAAGGCATGACCATCATGGAAAAAGCCATTGTCAAGCAGTTGGATCGCGGCAAGGGCAAGGTCACCGCTCATATCGAGGTCAAGGGCAAGGTTGAAAAGCACGAGTTCGACACCGTTATCTCGGCTGTCGGGATTGTTGGGAATGTCGAAAACCTCGGGCTCGAGGCGCTGGGCGTCAAGATCGACCGCACGCATGTGGTGACGGATGAATATTGCCGCACCGGCGTCGATGGCCTTTATGCGATCGGTGACATCGCGGGCGCGCCCTGGCTTGCACATAAAGCCAGCCACGAAGGTGTCATGGTTGCCGATCTGATCGCGGGCCAGCATGCGCATCCGGTCAAGCCCGAAAGCATCGCCGGATGTACCTATTGTCAGCCGCAAGTGGCCTCGGTGGGATATACCGAAGCCAAGGCCAAAGAGCTGGGCTATGACATCAAAGTGGGTCGCTTCCCCTTCATCGGCAACGGCAAGGCCATTGCTCTGGGCGAACCGGAAGGTCTGATCAAAACCGTGTTCGACGCCAAGACTGGCGAACTGCTGGGGGCCCATATGATCGGCGCGGAAGTCACGGAACTGATTCAGGGTTATGTGGTTGGGCGGCAGCTGGAGACCACCGAAGAAGACCTGATGAACACGGTCTTCCCGCACCCGACTCTGTCAGAAATGATGCATGAAAGCGTGTTGGACGCTTATGGCCGCGTGATCCACATGTAA
- a CDS encoding ferritin-like domain-containing protein: protein MATEVLATAEGREKTALSKQHAAAWFASRKGDAPPIEIGTASPPLQPARPERPELLSPREVPKRKPGTEAGRIALLHAVAHIELNAVDLHWDIIARFGHVPMPIGFYDDWVKCAEEESRHFEMVCDCLEQMGSHYGALPAHAGMWRAAEDTADDLMGRLAVVPMVLEARGLDVTPGMIEIFRKAKSEQAIAALEVIYAEEVGHVAYGSKWFHFLCGRENTDPKDVFHALVRRYFHGVLKPPFNEEKRAEAGLPPDFYWPLTEDLPAPGDITN, encoded by the coding sequence ATGGCGACTGAAGTTCTTGCAACGGCAGAAGGTCGGGAAAAGACCGCCCTGTCCAAACAGCACGCCGCCGCGTGGTTTGCGTCGCGCAAGGGCGACGCGCCCCCGATCGAGATCGGGACGGCGTCACCCCCGCTGCAACCCGCGCGCCCGGAACGGCCAGAACTCCTGTCTCCGCGCGAGGTACCAAAGCGCAAACCGGGCACCGAAGCGGGCCGCATCGCCCTTTTGCACGCCGTGGCGCATATCGAACTGAACGCCGTCGATCTGCATTGGGATATCATTGCCCGCTTTGGCCATGTGCCGATGCCGATCGGGTTTTATGACGATTGGGTAAAATGCGCCGAAGAGGAATCGCGCCATTTCGAGATGGTCTGCGATTGTCTGGAACAAATGGGCAGCCATTACGGCGCCTTGCCCGCCCATGCGGGAATGTGGCGCGCGGCCGAGGACACTGCAGACGACCTGATGGGACGGCTTGCGGTCGTGCCGATGGTTCTCGAAGCGCGTGGTCTGGATGTGACCCCCGGCATGATCGAGATTTTTCGCAAGGCCAAGTCTGAGCAGGCCATCGCGGCACTTGAGGTGATCTATGCCGAAGAAGTCGGCCATGTCGCTTATGGGTCTAAGTGGTTTCACTTCCTATGCGGCCGGGAAAACACGGACCCCAAGGATGTGTTTCACGCATTGGTACGCCGGTATTTCCACGGCGTCCTCAAACCACCCTTCAACGAGGAAAAACGGGCTGAGGCCGGGTTGCCGCCCGATTTCTACTGGCCGCTGACCGAAGACCTACCCGCGCCCGGCGATATCACCAACTGA
- the queA gene encoding tRNA preQ1(34) S-adenosylmethionine ribosyltransferase-isomerase QueA translates to MKLSDFDFHLPEDLIATRPASPRSSARLLVAQGDAITDSHVFDLPDFLRPGDRLVLNDTRVIPARLNGRRHRDSAQGPVSAGIEATLLDPQADGTWSALIKPLKKVKLGEEIVFSDDLSATLDRVADGQAYLRFNLSGEDFDAALDQAGAMPLPPYIAAKRPADERDKTDYQTIWANHSGAVAAPTASLHFDEALMKALAKRGVSFTHVTLHVGAGTFLPVKVEDVTTHKMHAEWGQVSPDAAAEIQATKVAGGRVIPVGTTALRLIESAARSGQIEPWEGETDIFIYPGFEFHVTDALMTNFHLPKSTLLMLVSALMGQDRMRDVYAHAIARNYRFFSYGDASLLIP, encoded by the coding sequence ATGAAACTTAGCGATTTTGATTTCCATCTGCCCGAAGACCTGATCGCCACGCGGCCGGCCAGCCCGCGTTCCTCTGCACGTCTGCTGGTGGCGCAGGGGGATGCAATCACGGACAGCCATGTTTTCGACCTGCCCGATTTCCTGCGGCCGGGTGACCGGCTGGTGTTGAATGACACACGGGTCATTCCGGCGCGACTGAACGGCCGACGCCACCGGGACAGCGCGCAGGGGCCGGTTTCCGCAGGGATCGAGGCCACTTTGCTTGATCCACAGGCCGATGGCACGTGGTCTGCGTTGATCAAGCCGCTCAAGAAGGTGAAGCTTGGGGAAGAGATTGTCTTCTCGGATGATCTCAGCGCCACGCTGGACAGGGTTGCGGATGGCCAGGCTTATCTGCGCTTCAATCTCAGCGGCGAGGATTTCGACGCGGCGCTGGATCAAGCCGGAGCAATGCCTCTGCCGCCCTACATCGCAGCCAAACGTCCGGCTGATGAACGGGACAAGACGGACTATCAGACCATCTGGGCAAATCATTCCGGTGCCGTGGCCGCCCCGACTGCATCATTGCATTTCGATGAGGCGCTGATGAAGGCGCTGGCAAAACGGGGGGTAAGCTTCACGCATGTGACGCTTCATGTGGGGGCAGGGACTTTTCTTCCGGTCAAGGTTGAGGATGTCACAACACACAAGATGCATGCTGAGTGGGGGCAGGTAAGCCCCGACGCCGCCGCTGAGATACAGGCAACCAAGGTCGCCGGCGGGCGGGTGATCCCGGTGGGGACAACGGCTTTGCGCCTGATCGAAAGTGCGGCACGGTCAGGACAGATCGAACCCTGGGAAGGCGAAACGGATATCTTCATCTATCCCGGTTTTGAATTCCACGTCACTGACGCATTGATGACCAATTTTCACCTGCCGAAATCCACGTTGCTCATGCTGGTTTCGGCGTTGATGGGGCAGGATCGGATGCGCGATGTCTACGCGCATGCCATCGCCCGGAATTACCGGTTCTTTTCCTATGGCGACGCGTCGCTTTTGATCCCTTGA
- a CDS encoding MFS transporter → MIQVLSSAWALLLGMGLLMVGNGLQGTILGVRGEIEGFSTLEMSFVMSAYFLGFLGGSRLAPEMIRRVGHVRVFAALASFISAVMIMYPMLTNPIAWALGRVVIGFCFSGVYVTAESWLNNAASNENRGQALSLYMIVQMTGIISAQALVLVGDPAGYETFVIASILVSVSFAPILLSISPTPAFDTTKPMTLKQLLETSPLGCVGMFLLGGVFSAQFGMAAVYGARAGLSLVEISTFVAAFYIGAVVLQYPLGWFSDRMDRRFLILLVALAGAGGATIAMMMGGSFPILLASAFLIGGMSNPLYSLLIAHANDFLDHEDMAAASGGLVFINGLGAIAGPVITGWLMGDAVFGPPGFFLFIAALLLAMALYALYRTTQRASIPVDETGTMSTLYPTASPVAFEVAQEVAIEAAEAEQAEQEDA, encoded by the coding sequence ATGATTCAGGTCCTTTCCAGCGCATGGGCGCTGCTGCTCGGCATGGGGTTGCTGATGGTCGGAAACGGCCTTCAGGGCACGATTCTGGGTGTGCGGGGTGAGATCGAAGGCTTTTCGACCCTTGAGATGTCTTTTGTCATGTCGGCCTATTTTCTGGGCTTTCTGGGCGGCTCACGCCTTGCGCCCGAGATGATCCGGCGCGTTGGCCACGTGCGGGTCTTTGCGGCCCTTGCGTCATTTATTTCGGCCGTGATGATCATGTATCCCATGCTGACCAACCCGATCGCGTGGGCTTTGGGCCGGGTGGTGATCGGGTTCTGTTTTTCTGGCGTCTATGTCACTGCCGAAAGCTGGCTCAACAATGCGGCCAGCAATGAAAATCGCGGGCAGGCGCTGTCGCTCTATATGATCGTACAGATGACGGGGATCATCAGTGCGCAGGCGCTTGTTCTTGTCGGCGACCCGGCCGGTTACGAGACGTTTGTGATCGCCTCGATCTTGGTTTCAGTGTCCTTCGCACCGATTTTGCTGTCGATCTCGCCGACACCGGCCTTTGATACCACCAAACCGATGACCCTGAAGCAACTACTGGAAACCTCGCCTCTAGGCTGCGTGGGCATGTTTCTTCTGGGGGGTGTGTTTTCCGCGCAGTTCGGCATGGCGGCGGTGTATGGCGCCCGGGCAGGGCTGTCGCTTGTTGAAATTTCGACCTTCGTTGCGGCGTTTTATATCGGTGCTGTGGTTCTGCAATACCCTTTGGGCTGGTTCTCTGACCGTATGGATCGCCGCTTTCTGATCCTGCTTGTGGCGCTCGCCGGTGCCGGTGGCGCAACGATCGCTATGATGATGGGTGGATCGTTTCCAATTCTGCTTGCTTCGGCTTTCCTGATCGGCGGTATGTCCAACCCGCTATATTCACTGCTGATCGCGCATGCGAATGACTTTCTGGATCACGAGGACATGGCGGCCGCATCCGGTGGGCTGGTATTCATCAACGGTCTGGGCGCGATTGCCGGGCCGGTGATCACCGGCTGGCTGATGGGGGATGCCGTATTCGGGCCACCGGGCTTTTTTCTCTTTATTGCGGCACTGTTACTCGCAATGGCACTTTACGCTCTGTATCGGACGACGCAGCGGGCATCGATTCCTGTGGACGAAACCGGCACAATGTCGACGCTGTATCCAACAGCCTCGCCAGTTGCGTTTGAAGTGGCACAGGAAGTCGCCATCGAAGCCGCCGAGGCCGAACAGGCTGAGCAGGAAGATGCCTAG
- a CDS encoding DUF924 family protein: MVTPEEVLSFWLDEVGPKGWYIEDEALDSEIRARFQSTWEAAAEGKFSLWLTYPSGSLAYIILTDQFPRNMFRGQARAFATDRAALAAAKCAVDRGWDKKIDEPARQFFYLPMMHSENLCDQERCVRLICQNLSGDTSNLLHARAHREVIRKFGRFPYRNKALSRSSTPHEEAYVDMGGYGSTVRELQAMA, translated from the coding sequence ATGGTAACGCCTGAAGAAGTATTGAGTTTTTGGTTAGATGAGGTGGGTCCAAAGGGCTGGTACATAGAGGATGAAGCGCTGGATTCAGAAATCCGCGCACGTTTTCAATCAACGTGGGAGGCTGCGGCCGAGGGCAAGTTTTCGCTCTGGCTGACCTATCCCAGCGGGTCACTGGCTTACATAATTTTGACGGACCAATTTCCACGCAACATGTTCCGCGGGCAAGCGCGTGCTTTCGCGACGGACCGAGCGGCCCTGGCAGCTGCAAAATGCGCGGTAGACAGAGGTTGGGACAAGAAGATCGATGAACCGGCCCGGCAGTTCTTTTACCTGCCGATGATGCATTCGGAGAATCTGTGCGATCAGGAACGCTGCGTGCGTCTGATCTGTCAGAACCTAAGCGGCGATACAAGCAATCTGCTGCACGCCCGTGCGCATCGTGAAGTGATCCGCAAGTTCGGTCGTTTCCCTTACCGGAACAAAGCACTGTCGCGCAGCTCGACCCCCCATGAAGAGGCTTACGTCGACATGGGCGGCTATGGCAGCACCGTGCGAGAACTGCAAGCGATGGCCTGA